In a single window of the Pandoraea pulmonicola genome:
- a CDS encoding MFS transporter, translated as MATLQSMDISRLIDAQKPGRFAFLTIFCAWILMLTDGYELTALAYAAPSLVRDWQIPRAALGPAFGINVFGIMVGSILFGILGDRYGRKRALLWGALWYGVLTLVTVEATTIDHLLILRFLAGIGIGGAVPNAFVLISEFAPKRLRATWVTLMFTGYTLGASLGGAVAAVLVGPYGWQAIFLIGGIAPLAVAAVLAVVMPESLRFLVLKGWRPAEVVRLVRKIDPTADVDLSTRFYVGDEPAPAPFRWAMLFEGRLRTLTPVLWLAYIANSMALFALQNWLPILVEAVGVPARQAALVSAMFSIGGTAGGLALMRFIDRYGARMIVFLPLVGCPLVALLGSGMPAMLLTAVVFLVGFCVAGTQSGLNAVAPTVYPSAIRGKGTGTAIGVAKVGSISGPMIGGLLLSLSLPVSTLFVAAAVPVAVVVLLALVLGRTTRHGDAQGGADEPSASTASAAAKN; from the coding sequence ATGGCAACGCTGCAATCGATGGATATTTCGCGTCTCATCGACGCACAAAAGCCCGGGCGCTTCGCATTTCTGACGATCTTCTGCGCCTGGATTCTGATGCTCACCGACGGCTACGAGCTCACCGCCCTCGCCTACGCCGCGCCGTCGCTCGTGCGCGACTGGCAGATTCCGCGCGCCGCGCTCGGCCCGGCCTTCGGCATCAACGTGTTCGGGATCATGGTCGGCTCGATCCTGTTCGGCATTCTCGGCGATCGTTACGGGCGCAAGCGCGCCCTGCTTTGGGGGGCGCTCTGGTACGGCGTGCTCACGCTCGTGACGGTCGAGGCGACCACCATCGACCATCTGCTGATCCTGCGCTTTCTCGCCGGGATAGGCATCGGCGGCGCGGTGCCCAATGCGTTCGTGCTGATCTCGGAGTTCGCACCCAAGCGGCTGCGCGCGACCTGGGTGACGCTGATGTTTACCGGCTACACGCTTGGCGCGAGCCTTGGGGGCGCCGTCGCCGCCGTGCTCGTCGGCCCGTACGGATGGCAGGCCATTTTCCTCATCGGCGGGATCGCGCCACTCGCGGTGGCCGCCGTGCTGGCGGTGGTGATGCCCGAGTCGCTGCGCTTTCTCGTGCTCAAGGGCTGGCGTCCCGCCGAGGTCGTCCGGCTCGTGCGCAAGATCGATCCAACGGCCGACGTCGACCTGTCCACGCGCTTCTATGTCGGCGACGAACCCGCGCCCGCGCCGTTCCGTTGGGCGATGCTGTTCGAGGGACGCCTGCGCACGCTCACGCCGGTGCTGTGGCTTGCCTACATCGCCAACTCGATGGCCCTGTTCGCGCTGCAGAACTGGCTGCCGATTCTCGTGGAAGCCGTCGGCGTGCCGGCCAGGCAAGCCGCCCTGGTCTCGGCCATGTTCTCCATCGGCGGCACGGCCGGCGGGCTCGCCCTGATGCGATTCATCGACCGCTACGGCGCGCGCATGATCGTGTTCCTGCCGCTCGTCGGATGCCCGCTCGTCGCGCTGCTCGGCAGCGGCATGCCGGCGATGCTGCTGACCGCCGTGGTGTTCCTCGTAGGGTTCTGCGTGGCCGGCACACAGTCGGGGCTCAACGCCGTGGCGCCGACGGTCTACCCGAGCGCGATCCGGGGCAAGGGCACGGGCACCGCCATCGGCGTGGCCAAGGTCGGCTCGATCTCGGGGCCGATGATCGGCGGCCTGCTGCTCTCGCTGTCGCTGCCGGTCTCCACGCTGTTCGTGGCGGCCGCCGTGCCCGTCGCCGTCGTCGTACTGCTCGCCCTCGTGCTCGGGCGCACGACGCGTCATGGCGATGCGCAGGGCGGCGCGGACGAGCCGTCGGCATCGACGGCCTCGGCCGCGGCAAAAAACTGA
- a CDS encoding porin, protein MIQRPLRVGRPFSSSRKRNARLACTPFRVAAAAFIAASLGPSPLPALAQSSVQLYGIIDNGIGYTNNVASSVGAKGASRVGLATGFGSGDRFGLTGSEDLGDGTKAIFTLENGFSGINGALGQGGRMFGRQAFAGLSNPRWGTLTFGRQYEFGFVYLSPFESWTQFGSIYGAHVGDVDNTFSTFRLNQSVKYEYSPMAGLTLGALYAFSNQSASSAGNGFANNRALGLGIQFQRGPIAAAASFLHLSNPSASAATSTNPGGAIGDEYTLSTSLFFNSGFVSRQDVIGVAGSYSFGNARVSAVFTDTRLRYQNGQNMRVDNYEINTRYQFTPAIMAGIGYIFTDASGYTGAGATSFASGTRPRWHQIDAGAAYYFSKRTDLHASVIYQRAAGDATVAAINAFGPAGAGVKNQVAVLAGLRHRF, encoded by the coding sequence ATGATCCAACGCCCTCTGCGCGTGGGACGGCCCTTCTCGTCCTCACGCAAACGCAACGCGCGCCTTGCTTGCACGCCATTTCGCGTCGCCGCGGCGGCCTTCATCGCGGCAAGCCTCGGCCCAAGCCCGCTGCCGGCGCTCGCACAAAGCTCGGTGCAGCTCTACGGCATCATCGACAACGGCATCGGCTACACGAACAATGTCGCCTCGAGCGTGGGCGCCAAAGGCGCGAGCCGCGTGGGTCTGGCGACCGGCTTCGGCAGCGGCGACCGCTTCGGTCTGACGGGCAGCGAGGATCTCGGCGACGGCACCAAGGCCATCTTCACGCTCGAGAACGGTTTCAGCGGCATCAACGGCGCGCTCGGGCAAGGCGGACGCATGTTCGGCCGGCAGGCCTTCGCCGGTCTGTCGAATCCGCGCTGGGGCACGCTCACCTTCGGGCGCCAATACGAATTCGGCTTCGTCTATCTGTCGCCGTTCGAATCGTGGACGCAGTTCGGCAGTATCTACGGCGCGCACGTGGGCGACGTCGACAATACCTTCTCGACGTTCCGCCTGAACCAGTCGGTCAAGTACGAATACTCGCCGATGGCCGGCCTGACGCTGGGCGCGCTGTATGCATTCAGCAACCAGAGCGCCAGCTCGGCCGGCAACGGCTTCGCGAACAACCGCGCGCTCGGTCTCGGCATCCAGTTTCAGCGCGGGCCGATCGCCGCGGCGGCGAGCTTCCTGCATCTGAGCAATCCGTCGGCGTCGGCGGCCACATCGACCAACCCGGGCGGCGCGATCGGCGACGAATACACGTTGTCGACCAGCCTGTTCTTCAACTCGGGCTTCGTCTCGCGCCAGGATGTGATCGGCGTTGCCGGCAGCTACAGCTTCGGCAATGCGCGCGTGAGCGCCGTCTTCACCGATACGCGGCTGCGCTACCAGAACGGACAGAACATGCGCGTGGACAACTACGAAATCAACACGCGCTACCAGTTCACGCCGGCGATCATGGCGGGCATCGGCTACATCTTCACCGATGCTTCGGGCTACACCGGCGCGGGCGCGACGTCCTTCGCCTCGGGCACGCGCCCGCGCTGGCATCAGATCGACGCGGGGGCGGCCTATTACTTCTCCAAGCGCACCGACCTGCATGCGTCCGTGATCTATCAGCGTGCCGCGGGCGATGCGACGGTGGCCGCGATCAATGCGTTCGGCCCGGCCGGCGCCGGCGTGAAAAATCAGGTGGCCGTGCTCGCGGGGCTGCGCCATCGGTTCTGA
- a CDS encoding Lrp/AsnC family transcriptional regulator: MELDAIDLKILRELQADARLTNVELASRVHLSPSPCLARVKALEAAGYIRQRVTLLDPSRLGLHINVFIHVTLENQNRDGLDAFEAAVTALPNVMECYLMSGDADYLLRVMVSDMSAYETLITDRLSRIPGIRNIRSSFALKQVMYTTAVPVPDAASDA, translated from the coding sequence ATGGAACTCGACGCCATTGATCTGAAGATACTGCGGGAGCTGCAAGCCGACGCCCGCCTCACCAACGTGGAACTCGCTTCGCGGGTGCACCTGTCCCCGTCGCCGTGCCTCGCGCGCGTCAAGGCGCTCGAGGCCGCGGGCTACATCCGACAGCGCGTGACGCTGCTCGATCCGTCCCGTCTCGGGCTGCACATCAACGTCTTCATCCACGTCACTCTCGAAAATCAGAATCGCGACGGCCTCGATGCCTTCGAAGCCGCCGTCACCGCATTGCCGAACGTCATGGAGTGTTACCTGATGTCGGGCGATGCCGACTATCTGCTGCGCGTCATGGTGAGCGACATGAGCGCCTACGAGACATTGATCACCGATCGCCTGTCGCGCATTCCGGGCATCCGCAACATCCGGTCGAGCTTCGCGCTCAAGCAGGTCATGTACACCACGGCCGTGCCGGTGCCCGACGCGGCGAGCGATGCCTGA
- a CDS encoding DMT family transporter, producing MPETASSAVARTQSPHGGASHQIALHVAAMLFGASALFGEHIAASSTVIVFGRGLFSWFALTVIAMAGLMGLRGATRLSGGAPWRGLPASAALRLVTAGVLLAAHWLAFFLAIKAGGVAVGTLGFACFPAFVILLEWPLRRERPTLGDLGVIGLVCLGLALVTPAFDWQAGATVGLAWGVLSGAIYAVIALSNRVLGAQASPLQASWWQCLGIVLVLAPFAWREAIALPAVQWGWLACLGVVCTALAYTLFIHALRTVKASQAAVVIALEPVYAIAFAWVLFGASPTLKMAIGGVCIVGAVAWSGSMRSRRASR from the coding sequence ATGCCTGAGACTGCGTCGTCCGCCGTCGCACGCACGCAATCGCCGCACGGCGGCGCCAGCCATCAGATCGCGCTGCACGTCGCCGCCATGCTGTTCGGCGCCTCGGCGCTGTTCGGCGAGCACATCGCCGCCTCCAGCACCGTGATCGTATTCGGGCGCGGGCTCTTTTCCTGGTTCGCGCTCACGGTCATCGCCATGGCCGGGCTCATGGGCCTGCGCGGCGCGACACGCCTGTCGGGCGGTGCGCCGTGGCGCGGCCTGCCGGCAAGCGCCGCCCTGCGGCTCGTCACGGCCGGTGTGCTGCTCGCCGCGCACTGGCTCGCGTTCTTCCTCGCCATCAAGGCGGGGGGCGTCGCCGTCGGCACGCTCGGCTTCGCCTGCTTTCCCGCATTCGTGATCCTGCTCGAATGGCCGCTGCGCCGGGAACGCCCCACGTTGGGCGACCTCGGCGTCATCGGCCTCGTGTGCCTCGGGCTCGCGCTCGTGACGCCGGCCTTCGACTGGCAGGCGGGCGCAACCGTCGGCCTCGCGTGGGGCGTGCTCTCCGGCGCCATCTACGCGGTGATCGCGCTGTCCAACCGCGTGCTCGGCGCGCAGGCGTCGCCGCTTCAGGCGAGTTGGTGGCAATGCCTGGGCATCGTGCTCGTGCTCGCCCCCTTCGCCTGGCGTGAAGCGATCGCGCTGCCTGCCGTGCAATGGGGATGGCTCGCGTGCCTCGGCGTCGTGTGCACTGCCCTCGCCTACACGCTTTTCATCCACGCGCTGCGCACCGTCAAGGCGAGTCAGGCAGCGGTCGTGATCGCGCTCGAACCGGTCTACGCCATCGCGTTTGCCTGGGTGCTGTTCGGCGCGTCGCCCACGTTGAAGATGGCGATCGGCGGCGTGTGCATCGTCGGCGCCGTCGCCTGGTCCGGATCGATGCGCTCGCGCCGCGCGTCTCGCTGA
- a CDS encoding SDR family NAD(P)-dependent oxidoreductase, which translates to MTRKIVLITGGSRGLGRASALAAARRGIDVILTYRSQRAEADAVVAEIGKLGANAVALPLDVADSTQFAPFAAEIRRVLHEVWKRDTFDFLLNNAGTGLHAAFAETSEAQFDELVRVHLKGPYFLTQALLPLIADGGRILNVSSGLARFSLPGASAYAMMKGGVEVFSRYLAKELGARGIRANTVAPGAIATDFNGGTVRDNQGVNRMVAANTALGRVGEADDIGGMVASLLADETGWINAQRIEASGGMFI; encoded by the coding sequence ATGACTCGCAAGATCGTTCTCATCACTGGGGGTAGCCGTGGTCTGGGCCGTGCGTCGGCGTTGGCGGCGGCACGTCGCGGCATCGACGTCATCCTCACCTACCGCAGCCAGCGCGCCGAAGCGGACGCCGTCGTCGCCGAAATCGGCAAGCTCGGTGCGAATGCCGTGGCGCTGCCGCTCGACGTCGCCGATTCCACGCAGTTCGCGCCGTTTGCGGCGGAGATCCGGCGCGTGCTGCACGAAGTGTGGAAGCGCGACACGTTCGACTTTCTGCTCAATAACGCCGGCACCGGCCTGCATGCCGCGTTTGCCGAGACGAGCGAAGCACAGTTCGACGAGCTCGTGCGCGTGCATCTGAAAGGGCCATATTTCCTCACGCAGGCATTGCTGCCGCTGATCGCCGACGGCGGCCGCATTCTGAACGTGTCGAGCGGTCTCGCGCGATTCTCGCTGCCGGGTGCATCGGCCTACGCCATGATGAAGGGCGGCGTCGAAGTGTTCTCGCGCTATCTCGCGAAGGAACTGGGTGCACGCGGCATTCGCGCCAACACGGTCGCGCCGGGCGCGATTGCCACCGACTTCAACGGCGGCACGGTGCGCGACAACCAGGGCGTGAACCGGATGGTCGCCGCGAACACGGCACTCGGCCGTGTGGGCGAAGCGGACGACATCGGCGGCATGGTGGCGTCGCTGCTGGCCGACGAGACGGGCTGGATCAATGCGCAACGCATCGAGGCGTCGGGCGGCATGTTCATCTAA
- a CDS encoding LysR family transcriptional regulator gives MHQLDAMRIFVRVTETGSFTQAADSLGLPRASVSNAIKQLETRLGTRLLHRTTRRVQLTQDGRACLERCKDLLADMEEWETMFVARDEALTGRLRVDLPATLARTTVIPQLPAFLAQHPALQVELSSTDRRVDLVREGFDCVLRAGAIVDSTLIARPLGHMRQINVASRAYLARYGVPETLEDLNRHQLIHYTTTLGTRPTGWEYFDGERYAQWPMEGVLTVNNADAYQAACLAGLGLIQAPESGVRAHLADGTLREVLPGYQAEPLAVTLLYANRRHLPRRVQAFMNWLADLLTPRLTPL, from the coding sequence ATGCATCAACTCGACGCCATGCGCATCTTCGTCCGCGTAACCGAAACCGGCAGCTTCACGCAGGCGGCGGACAGCCTCGGCCTACCGCGTGCGAGCGTCTCCAACGCCATCAAGCAACTCGAAACCAGGCTGGGCACGCGCCTGCTGCACCGGACCACGCGGCGCGTGCAGCTCACGCAGGACGGACGGGCGTGTCTCGAGCGATGCAAGGATCTGCTCGCCGACATGGAGGAGTGGGAGACGATGTTCGTGGCGCGTGACGAAGCGCTCACGGGCCGTCTGCGTGTCGATCTGCCCGCGACGCTCGCGCGCACGACGGTCATTCCGCAGTTGCCGGCATTTCTGGCGCAGCATCCGGCGCTGCAGGTGGAGTTGTCGAGCACCGACCGGCGCGTCGATCTCGTGCGCGAGGGCTTCGATTGCGTGCTGCGAGCGGGCGCCATCGTCGACTCGACGCTGATCGCCCGGCCGCTGGGCCACATGCGGCAGATCAACGTGGCGAGTCGGGCATATCTCGCCCGTTATGGCGTGCCGGAAACGCTCGAAGACCTGAACCGCCATCAGTTGATTCACTACACGACCACGCTCGGCACACGCCCCACGGGTTGGGAGTACTTCGATGGCGAGCGCTACGCGCAGTGGCCCATGGAAGGCGTGCTCACGGTGAACAATGCCGACGCGTACCAGGCGGCGTGCCTGGCCGGGCTGGGACTGATTCAGGCGCCCGAGAGCGGCGTGCGTGCGCATCTGGCCGACGGAACGCTGCGCGAGGTGCTGCCGGGGTATCAGGCCGAGCCGCTGGCCGTCACGCTGCTGTACGCGAACCGGCGTCATCTGCCTCGCCGCGTACAAGCGTTCATGAACTGGCTGGCCGACCTGCTCACGCCGCGCTTGACGCCACTGTGA
- a CDS encoding TetR/AcrR family transcriptional regulator encodes MSEQEVTTRSARTTYRHGDLRRALLEAGVALARDGGPDAVVLREATRRAGVVPNAAYRHFANRQDLLDAVRSAALAELAVSIERELSALIAMPSLDRVALARARMRAVGIGYLHFARAEPGLFRTAFAPSENVRSPADPAKAGASGLNPFELLGAALDGMLAAGIIGPAQRPGAEYLAWAAVHGLSVLVIDGPLRDLPDDQVDVLGQRLVAMVERGLAQ; translated from the coding sequence ATGTCAGAACAGGAAGTCACGACCAGGTCGGCGCGCACGACGTATCGCCATGGCGATCTGCGCCGGGCGCTGCTGGAAGCGGGGGTGGCGCTGGCGCGCGACGGCGGGCCGGATGCCGTGGTTCTGCGCGAGGCCACGCGCCGGGCCGGGGTCGTTCCGAATGCCGCGTACCGGCACTTCGCGAATCGTCAGGATCTGCTCGACGCCGTGCGCTCGGCGGCGCTGGCGGAGCTGGCGGTGTCGATCGAGCGCGAGCTCTCGGCGTTGATCGCGATGCCTTCGCTCGACAGGGTGGCGCTCGCGCGGGCGCGCATGCGGGCGGTGGGCATTGGCTATCTTCATTTCGCACGCGCCGAGCCGGGGCTGTTCCGCACGGCGTTCGCGCCATCGGAGAATGTGCGCTCACCGGCCGATCCGGCCAAGGCCGGGGCAAGCGGGCTCAATCCGTTCGAACTGCTCGGGGCGGCGCTCGACGGCATGCTCGCCGCCGGCATCATCGGTCCGGCGCAACGGCCCGGCGCCGAGTATCTGGCCTGGGCGGCCGTGCACGGGCTGTCGGTGCTGGTGATCGACGGTCCATTACGCGACTTGCCCGACGATCAGGTCGACGTCCTTGGGCAACGGCTCGTCGCGATGGTCGAGCGTGGGCTGGCGCAGTGA
- a CDS encoding YybH family protein produces the protein MVETYPAHGDEAAIRAINAAWLDAVRNKQVGTLLEHYDPDVVVFDVMPPTEHRGHDAYRRLLEGWFGHTVGPIHFEVTQWHLERAGELAFSHSVNVVRNTGPDGQTHGATVRATVAYRKSQGRWRVVHEHASVPMTFAP, from the coding sequence ATGGTTGAGACGTATCCCGCACACGGCGACGAAGCCGCAATTCGTGCGATCAACGCGGCATGGCTCGACGCCGTGCGCAACAAGCAGGTCGGCACCCTGCTCGAGCACTACGATCCCGATGTGGTGGTGTTCGACGTGATGCCACCCACCGAGCATCGCGGCCATGACGCCTATCGCCGCCTGCTCGAAGGCTGGTTCGGCCACACCGTGGGGCCGATCCACTTCGAAGTCACGCAATGGCATCTCGAGCGCGCCGGCGAACTGGCGTTCAGCCACAGCGTGAATGTCGTACGCAATACCGGCCCGGACGGCCAGACGCATGGCGCGACCGTGCGCGCGACCGTCGCATACCGCAAGTCGCAGGGCCGTTGGCGCGTGGTGCACGAGCACGCGTCGGTGCCCATGACGTTCGCGCCCTGA
- a CDS encoding VOC family protein: MQVHSYLFFEGRCEEAIEFYKKALGARPGMLMRYGESPQGCPEGMIPPGSEQKIMHGEITIGETMLMVSDGSVSGKPKFDGFSLSVDFPDAGAAEKAFNALADGGSVTMPLGPTFFAKTFGMVKDRFGMQWMVIVPQEMPKG; this comes from the coding sequence ATGCAAGTCCATTCCTATCTGTTTTTCGAAGGCCGTTGCGAAGAAGCGATCGAGTTCTACAAGAAGGCGCTGGGCGCCAGGCCGGGCATGCTCATGCGCTACGGCGAAAGCCCGCAGGGGTGCCCCGAGGGCATGATCCCGCCGGGCAGCGAGCAGAAGATCATGCACGGCGAGATCACCATCGGCGAAACGATGCTGATGGTCTCGGACGGCAGCGTGAGCGGCAAGCCGAAATTCGACGGCTTCTCGCTGTCGGTGGACTTCCCGGACGCCGGCGCCGCCGAGAAGGCTTTCAATGCGCTCGCCGACGGCGGCTCGGTCACGATGCCGCTGGGACCGACCTTCTTTGCCAAGACGTTCGGCATGGTCAAGGACCGCTTCGGCATGCAGTGGATGGTGATCGTGCCGCAGGAAATGCCGAAGGGCTGA
- a CDS encoding ABC transporter ATP-binding protein has protein sequence MPSVISIQNLSKTYATGFQALKNINLDIQRGEIFALLGPNGAGKTTLISTICGIVRPTSGTITVDGHDIVTDYRAAREAIGLVPQELTTDSFESVWATVSFSRGLFGKPANPAHIEKVLRSLSLWEKKDNRIMQLSGGMKRRVLIAKALSHEPRVLFLDEPTAGVDVELRRDMWRLVQSLRETGVTVILTTHYIEEAEEMADRVGIITGGQITLVQEKTELMRRLGSKQLTLHVAEPLTSVPESLAAYGLTLGNAGHELVFSYDANIEQTSIAALLRDAERAGISVKDLNTTQSSLEDIFVSLVHKKEG, from the coding sequence ATGCCATCCGTGATCTCAATCCAGAATCTGTCGAAGACGTACGCGACCGGCTTCCAGGCGCTCAAGAACATCAACCTGGACATCCAGCGCGGCGAGATCTTCGCCCTGCTCGGCCCGAACGGCGCCGGCAAAACGACCCTCATCAGCACCATTTGCGGCATCGTGCGTCCGACCTCGGGCACGATCACCGTCGACGGTCACGACATCGTCACGGACTACCGTGCCGCGCGTGAAGCCATCGGCCTCGTACCGCAGGAGCTGACCACCGATTCGTTCGAGTCCGTGTGGGCCACCGTCTCCTTCTCGCGCGGCCTGTTCGGCAAGCCGGCGAATCCGGCGCACATCGAAAAGGTGCTGCGCTCGCTCTCGCTGTGGGAGAAAAAGGACAACCGCATCATGCAGCTCTCGGGCGGTATGAAGCGGCGTGTGCTCATCGCCAAGGCGCTCTCGCACGAGCCACGCGTGCTGTTCCTCGACGAGCCGACCGCCGGCGTGGACGTCGAACTGCGCCGCGACATGTGGCGTCTCGTCCAGTCGCTGCGCGAGACGGGCGTGACCGTGATCCTCACCACGCACTACATCGAAGAGGCCGAGGAAATGGCCGATCGCGTGGGCATCATCACTGGCGGCCAGATCACCCTCGTGCAGGAGAAGACGGAGCTCATGCGCCGTCTGGGCAGCAAGCAGCTCACGCTGCACGTCGCCGAGCCGCTCACGAGCGTGCCCGAGTCGCTCGCCGCATACGGCCTCACGCTCGGCAACGCCGGCCACGAACTGGTGTTCTCCTACGACGCCAACATCGAACAGACGTCCATCGCCGCCCTGCTGCGCGACGCGGAGCGCGCCGGCATTTCGGTGAAGGATCTGAACACGACGCAGAGCTCGCTCGAAGACATCTTCGTCTCGCTCGTGCACAAGAAAGAAGGATGA
- a CDS encoding ABC transporter permease, with protein MNFYAVKAIYNFEMARTRRTLMQSIISPVISTSLYFVVFGAAIGSRIPEIEGVPYGAFIVPGLIMLSLLTQSVSNASFGIYFPRFTGTIYELLSAPVSYMEIVVAYVGAAATKSIILGVIMLGTAALFVPLRIEHPLWMVLFLVLTAVTFSLLGFIIGIWADGFEKLQLVPLLIITPLTFLGGSFYSTHILPPFWRTVTLFNPVVYLISGFRWSFYGLADVSVEVSLGMTLVFLAVFLAVVAWMFKTGYRLKN; from the coding sequence ATGAATTTCTACGCCGTCAAGGCGATCTACAATTTCGAGATGGCGCGCACGCGTCGTACGCTGATGCAAAGCATCATCTCGCCGGTCATCTCGACCTCGCTCTATTTCGTAGTGTTCGGCGCGGCCATCGGCTCGCGCATTCCGGAGATCGAGGGCGTGCCGTATGGCGCGTTCATCGTGCCGGGCCTCATCATGCTCTCGCTGCTCACGCAGAGCGTCTCGAATGCCTCGTTCGGCATCTACTTCCCGCGCTTTACCGGCACCATCTACGAGCTGCTCTCGGCCCCCGTGTCGTACATGGAAATCGTGGTGGCTTATGTGGGGGCCGCGGCGACGAAGTCGATCATTCTCGGCGTGATCATGCTGGGCACGGCCGCGCTGTTCGTGCCGCTGCGCATCGAGCATCCGCTGTGGATGGTGCTGTTCCTGGTACTGACGGCGGTCACGTTCAGCCTGCTCGGCTTCATCATCGGCATCTGGGCCGATGGCTTCGAGAAGCTGCAGCTCGTGCCCCTGCTCATCATCACGCCGCTCACCTTCCTCGGCGGCAGCTTCTACTCGACGCATATCCTGCCGCCATTCTGGCGCACCGTCACGCTGTTCAATCCGGTCGTGTACTTGATCAGCGGTTTCCGCTGGAGCTTCTATGGACTGGCGGATGTGAGCGTCGAAGTGAGCCTGGGCATGACGCTCGTGTTCCTCGCTGTCTTCCTCGCCGTCGTGGCCTGGATGTTCAAGACGGGCTACCGTCTCAAGAACTGA
- a CDS encoding glutathione S-transferase, whose amino-acid sequence MQLIGMLDSPYVRRTAICLKLLGLPYTHRALSVFRTFDEFATINPVVKAPTLITDDGTVLMDSTLILQYLESLVDPGQRLVPVDPAAHLRALRLTGLALAACEKSVQLVYERELRPSEKRHAPWTDRVRTQVHAAFHALERELAQVPIVATPDQIGEHGVTVAVAWRFHQLLLPEVDFGSEFPELASFSARAEALPAFRETPPL is encoded by the coding sequence ATGCAACTGATTGGAATGCTGGATTCCCCATACGTGCGTCGCACGGCCATTTGCCTCAAGCTGCTCGGGCTGCCGTACACGCATCGCGCGCTCTCGGTCTTTCGCACGTTCGACGAATTCGCGACGATCAATCCCGTCGTCAAGGCGCCGACGCTCATCACCGACGACGGCACGGTGCTCATGGACTCCACACTGATCCTGCAATATCTGGAATCGCTGGTCGATCCCGGTCAGCGTCTGGTGCCCGTCGATCCGGCCGCGCATTTGCGCGCGCTGCGGCTCACGGGGCTGGCGCTGGCCGCGTGCGAGAAGTCGGTGCAGCTCGTGTACGAGCGGGAGTTGCGTCCGAGCGAGAAGCGGCATGCGCCCTGGACGGATCGGGTGCGCACGCAGGTGCATGCGGCGTTTCATGCGCTGGAACGCGAACTCGCGCAGGTGCCGATCGTGGCCACACCGGACCAGATCGGCGAGCATGGCGTGACGGTGGCTGTGGCGTGGCGCTTTCATCAACTGCTGCTGCCGGAGGTCGACTTCGGCAGCGAGTTTCCGGAGCTCGCCAGCTTTTCGGCGCGAGCGGAGGCGCTGCCCGCATTCCGCGAGACGCCGCCGCTCTGA
- a CDS encoding type 1 glutamine amidotransferase domain-containing protein, with the protein MNILMVLTSHDRLGDTGKKTGFWLEEFAAPYYVFIDEGLGVTLASPAGGQPPLDPKSDEPDAQTDATRRFREDPDAQKALANTLKLADVKADDYDALFYPGGHGPLWDLAQDPNSIRLIETFERAGKPIGFVCHAPGVLRQVRAANGEPLVRGRHVTGFSNDEEAAVGLTDVVPFLVEDEFKRLGGLYEKAENWQSHVVGDGRLVTGQNPASSEEAARTVLAMMEPRLP; encoded by the coding sequence ATGAACATCCTGATGGTGCTGACCTCGCACGACCGCCTCGGCGACACGGGCAAGAAGACCGGCTTCTGGCTCGAGGAGTTCGCCGCCCCCTATTACGTGTTCATCGACGAAGGGCTTGGCGTCACGCTGGCATCGCCTGCCGGCGGCCAGCCGCCGCTCGATCCGAAGAGCGACGAGCCCGACGCCCAGACGGACGCGACACGCCGCTTCCGCGAAGATCCCGATGCGCAGAAGGCGCTCGCCAATACGCTCAAGCTGGCCGACGTCAAGGCCGATGACTACGACGCGCTTTTCTATCCTGGCGGGCACGGCCCACTGTGGGATCTGGCGCAGGATCCGAACTCCATTCGCCTGATCGAAACCTTCGAGCGTGCGGGCAAGCCCATCGGCTTCGTCTGCCATGCGCCGGGTGTACTGCGACAGGTGCGCGCCGCGAACGGCGAGCCGCTCGTGCGCGGGCGTCACGTCACCGGCTTTTCCAACGATGAAGAAGCCGCGGTCGGTCTGACCGACGTGGTGCCGTTTCTCGTCGAGGACGAGTTCAAGCGACTCGGCGGGCTGTACGAGAAAGCGGAAAACTGGCAGTCGCATGTGGTCGGCGACGGCCGGCTCGTGACGGGTCAGAATCCTGCCTCCTCGGAGGAGGCCGCACGTACCGTGCTGGCCATGATGGAGCCGCGCCTGCCATGA